From Lolium perenne isolate Kyuss_39 chromosome 5, Kyuss_2.0, whole genome shotgun sequence, a single genomic window includes:
- the LOC127303758 gene encoding carotenoid 9,10(9',10')-cleavage dioxygenase-like encodes MDLPLTADIGRVTTGGQLIEFEKKGYARIGVMPRYGDAESVMWFDVEPCCMFHLINCFEDGDEVVVQGLRSADSIIPGPRLNKHSIIPERPELKRDGKTMKQGIDENFFSRLYEWRLNLERKTVSGEYLTGIDWSLEFPMINNYYTGVHHSYAYAQIVDSLRSGGASKRVLPKYGGFAKLCLEERENVTERSAENLIKMEIHKLDEDQFCSGASFVPTVGGPYEDDGWIISFVHNERTNTSQVHIIDTQEFEGAPVAKITLPRRAAGSGGEDWVQSRSVGPGRASICMSWLCLLGSEAFVGISHVMRKPGAAAPGMVVVVIFFVGGGRPSW; translated from the exons ATGGATTTACCACTTACGGCTGACATCGGTAGAGTCACTACAGGTGGTCA GCTGATTGAATTTGAAAAGAAAGGTTATGCAAGAATTGGGGTTATGCCTCGCTATGGTGACGCGGAATCAGTTATGTGGTTCGATGTTGAACCATGCTGCATGTTTCATCTTATCAATTGCTTCGAAGATGGCGATGAG GTTGTTGTGCAGGGACTCCGCTCAGCTGACTCCATCATACCAGGGCCAAGATTAAACAAACACAGCATAATTCCTGAAAGGCCCGAACTTAAAAGAGATGGCAAGACCATGAAACAAGGAATAGATGAGAATTTTTTCTCTCGCTTGTATGAATGGAGACTAAACCTGGAAAGAAAGACAGTTTCGGGGGAATATTTAACTGGAATAGATTGGTCCTTGGAATTCCCAATGATCAACAACTACTACACAGGCGTCCATCATAGCTATGCCTATGCACAAATAGTGGATTCTTTAAGATCAGGAGGCGCAAGTAAAAGAG TACTTCCTAAGTATGGAGGTTTTGCAAAACTATGTCTTGAAGAAAGAGAAAATGTAACAGAG AGGTCGGCCGAAAATCTAATAAAGATGGAGATTCATAAACTTGATGAAGATCAGTTTTGCTCTGGAGCATCATTTGTTCCAACAGTTGGTGGCCCATATGAAGATGATGGGTGGATAATTTCTTTTGTACATAATGAACGAACTAATACATCACAG GTGCACATTATTGACACCCAAGAATTTGAAGGTGCTCCTGTTGCCAAAATAACGCTGCCGCGAAGA GCGGCAGGCAGCGGCGGTGAGGATTGGGTCCAATCTAGGTCTGTTGGGCCGGGGCGGGCGTCGATCTGCATGTCGTGGCTCTGCCTCCTCGGCAGTGAGGCGTTCGTGGGCATCTCTCACGTCATGAGGAAACCTGGGGCAGCAGCCccgggaatggtggtggtggtcatcttcttcgtcggaggtggtCGGCCAAGCTGGTAG
- the LOC127300647 gene encoding uncharacterized protein, with the protein MGLVRSGRDVCAEGASLRSSRQQHTITGGRPVLVSFQGHLRRRRSPSSRHRRQLVFGTAGRAAGASSPTTLPLQLPAEPPRGQALAVEEPAAQPEQTASPPPDRLAIQQPTVVTPASLQLTTGLLAMGPMHRPAMQQLAMSPPSSQQPTSEVDSQLHGAVGELYASPHAQRRRSVMVLEEVLPTSEVASRDGTEGASSSTPFSPAMGDSPGAAVIQGATSPSTPVSMTSSPSPARSPPPSTSPSPVSTLQQPPPTVPPPVVQPTVRRSGRYALAADGARATDEDVMQRAMWRKAEKNLHTAGHLQMYKYSPFMVTSSESGEPRPIYEGLYTVGGYGEGYFFPAWVAA; encoded by the exons ATGGGCCTGGTTCGGTCGGGCCGTGATGTCTGTGCAGAAGGCGCCTCGCTGCGTTCCTCACGACAACAGCATACGATCACGGGCGGTCGACCGGTTCTCGTATCGTTCCAGGGACatcttcgccgccgccgctcgccctCAAGCCGCCACCGTCGCCAACTCGTCTTCGGCACGGCTGGAAGGGCTGCCGGGGCTTCGTCGCCGACTACGCTGCCCCTGCAGCTGCCTGCGGAGCCTCCACGTGGGCAGGCACTGGCCGTGGAGGAGCCGGCTGCGCAGCCTGAACAGACTGCGTCGCCCCCGCCTGACCGGTTGGCCATACAGCAGCCGACAGTGGTGACCCCAGCGTCGCTGCAGCTGACCACGGGCCTGCTGGCAATGGGGCCGATGCACCGGCCAGCTATGCAGCAGCTGGCCATGTCGCCACCTTCGTCGCAGCAGCCGACTTCGGAGGTCGATTCGCAGCTGCACGGTGCAGTGGGAGAGCTGTACGCGTCTCCTCATGCTCAGCGGCGCCGGAGTGTCATGGTGCTGGAGGAGGTGCTGCCGACTTCGGAGGTCGCTTCGCGTGATGGGACGGAGGGTGCTTCTTCTTCGACACCTTTCTCCCCCGCGATGGGGGACTCGCCTGGGGCTGCTGTGATACAGGGGGCTACATCACCTTCTACCCCTGTATCGATGACCTCTTCTCCTTCACCGGCTAGGTCTCCACCGCCCTCGACTTCTCCATCGCCGGTCTCCACCCTGCAGCAGCCGCCACCCACGGTCCCTCCTCCCGTTGTTCAGCCGACGGTGAGGCGGAGTGGGAGGTACGCTCTTGCGGCGGATGGGGCGAGGGCGACGGATGAGGACGTCATGCAGAGAGCCATGTGGCGTAAGGCTGAGAAGAACCTCCACACGGCAG gtcatctacagatgtacaagtattctccgttcatggttacctcttcagagagtggagaaccgagacctatttacgaaggtctgtacacggttggaggctacggcgagggatactttttccctgcatgggtggcagcataa